In Patescibacteria group bacterium, a single window of DNA contains:
- a CDS encoding radical SAM protein, with protein sequence MKDNIGKIIKTIVNNPGNIPWRGFQFARRIFPLDYYFASGHAFPPDIITILITRRCNFSCPGCSSASPLYTKDCADKKEMSLEEIKKLIDQVAWFKPAIYFNGGEPTLRPDLIEAIKYAKSKGLITALTTNGSLMDEDLTAKIVSSGLDFYSTSIDGPAEYHNARRGFTFAYENATRGIINLLLARKKAGVATPHIRISCITNSEKVDYNWHVLHLANDLGTDEVAFGNLMFYSPEVEKKQNDFIAAHGTGGQEVIGLAVNDGKIAVDAPALKEFYRTAKQKSKIPVYLVLNEGDVDSFYSWRYPAKSRCLTPWLVAVVLPNGDVTVCQNLILGNILQDKFTKIWNNKKFKYFRLARKKYQMPACFRCIEGQEIKFD encoded by the coding sequence ATGAAAGATAATATTGGAAAGATTATCAAAACTATTGTTAACAACCCGGGCAATATACCCTGGCGCGGTTTTCAGTTCGCCCGAAGGATTTTTCCGCTAGATTATTATTTTGCCTCCGGTCACGCTTTTCCCCCAGACATTATTACCATACTGATCACTAGGCGTTGTAATTTTAGTTGTCCGGGTTGTTCTTCTGCTTCACCGCTGTACACCAAAGATTGCGCGGACAAAAAAGAAATGAGCTTGGAGGAAATAAAGAAACTAATTGACCAAGTCGCTTGGTTTAAACCAGCGATATATTTTAACGGTGGCGAGCCAACACTCCGTCCTGATCTGATCGAGGCGATAAAATATGCCAAAAGCAAAGGGTTGATAACGGCGCTGACCACCAACGGCAGTTTGATGGACGAAGATTTGACGGCAAAAATAGTTTCCAGCGGGCTTGATTTTTATTCTACCTCTATCGACGGTCCAGCAGAGTATCACAATGCTCGTCGCGGTTTTACTTTTGCTTATGAAAACGCTACCAGGGGAATTATCAATCTTTTGCTTGCTAGAAAAAAGGCAGGCGTTGCCACACCGCATATTCGCATTTCTTGTATCACTAACAGTGAGAAGGTGGATTATAACTGGCACGTTTTGCACTTAGCGAACGACCTTGGCACTGACGAAGTGGCTTTTGGTAATCTAATGTTTTATTCACCAGAAGTTGAAAAAAAACAAAATGATTTTATTGCCGCGCATGGCACTGGCGGACAAGAAGTGATTGGTTTAGCCGTTAATGACGGCAAGATAGCGGTTGATGCCCCGGCATTAAAAGAGTTTTATCGCACCGCGAAGCAAAAATCCAAAATACCGGTTTACCTGGTGTTAAACGAGGGAGACGTTGATAGTTTCTATTCCTGGCGGTATCCGGCTAAAAGCCGTTGTCTTACTCCTTGGCTGGTGGCAGTGGTTTTACCAAACGGCGATGTGACGGTTTGCCAAAATTTAATACTAGGAAATATTTTGCAAGACAAATTTACAAAAATCTGGAATAACAAAAAGTTTAAATATTTTCGTTTAGCCAGAAAGAAATACCAGATGCCGGCTTGTTTTCGTTGTATCGAAGGTCAGGAAATAAAATTTGATTAA
- a CDS encoding class I SAM-dependent methyltransferase, whose protein sequence is MKKIFCPICGEGKYEDFLDTRDARYSQAGVFKLVKCIQCDMVFLAVIPEGDEWKKFYPDDYWAEEDSFFNNFVINFLLANFLRLIKKYKKYGSVLDVGCGTGRVLEYLASKGWRVWGQEISSVACRQAERRIENVYCGPLKAATYQEKFFDVIILNYVFHQMIDLAEELAQIKKIIKDDGIMVFSIPNVDSRQLTITQRDWFCIDSPRHIYFFSPKTIKRFFEKEGLEIVDISFPLFQLPLDFFHGLTAKYFGNKKGTKYWFLFFPLLVFSLLIKVIPAYRSCMTVACKKQYVE, encoded by the coding sequence ATGAAAAAAATATTTTGCCCGATCTGCGGTGAGGGTAAATACGAAGATTTTTTAGACACCCGAGATGCTAGATATAGTCAAGCGGGCGTTTTTAAATTGGTTAAATGTATCCAATGCGATATGGTTTTTTTAGCCGTTATTCCCGAGGGAGACGAGTGGAAAAAGTTTTACCCGGATGACTATTGGGCGGAAGAAGATAGTTTTTTCAATAATTTTGTTATCAATTTTTTATTGGCTAATTTTTTGCGGCTGATAAAAAAATATAAAAAATATGGTAGCGTTCTTGATGTCGGGTGTGGCACCGGTAGAGTTTTGGAATATTTAGCGAGTAAGGGATGGCGGGTTTGGGGTCAAGAAATATCATCAGTTGCTTGCCGCCAAGCTGAGAGAAGAATAGAAAATGTTTATTGTGGTCCGCTTAAAGCCGCGACTTATCAAGAAAAATTTTTTGACGTGATAATCCTAAATTATGTTTTTCATCAGATGATCGATTTAGCCGAAGAGCTGGCCCAAATAAAAAAAATAATCAAAGATGATGGAATAATGGTTTTTAGTATTCCCAATGTTGACAGTCGTCAGTTGACGATAACTCAGCGGGATTGGTTTTGTATTGATTCTCCTCGCCATATTTATTTTTTTTCCCCAAAAACGATCAAAAGATTTTTTGAAAAAGAGGGACTAGAGATTGTTGATATAAGTTTCCCGTTATTTCAATTGCCACTCGATTTTTTTCATGGTCTGACTGCAAAATATTTTGGCAATAAAAAGGGGACAAAATATTGGTTTTTGTTTTTTCCGCTTTTAGTTTTTTCGTTGTTAATAAAAGTTATACCAGCCTACCGTAGTTGTATGACAGTGGCATGTAAAAAACAATATGTCGAATAG
- a CDS encoding class I SAM-dependent methyltransferase: MNKELNNSDGNIGSYDRQYFLEKESGRYDFRNKIINQRFKDILRLVALSSNDKVLDLGSGRGEMGDILQGSAGEIVLADYSDEALAIIRGHIVANERVRIEKINAKSIPYPDEYFDKVFFLEVIEHLYLPEAEDVLREIKRVLKNGGELILSTGPNKYLSSPQYFIAQKVFNLKTEWGKYHLNEFSYFSLRKAVKKNFSDFKIYCYEDPGWFYSTIKSQNLPRLIKEVTRLLNKVYDLSLFRLLRTKLPLRKFFAHRFILIAKK, encoded by the coding sequence ATGAACAAAGAACTAAACAATTCGGACGGCAATATCGGATCTTATGACCGGCAGTATTTTTTGGAGAAAGAATCCGGTCGGTACGATTTTCGTAATAAAATAATAAATCAAAGATTTAAAGATATTTTGCGGTTGGTTGCTTTGAGTAGTAACGACAAGGTTTTAGATTTAGGGTCTGGTCGCGGCGAGATGGGTGATATTTTGCAAGGCAGTGCAGGAGAAATTGTTTTAGCGGATTATTCTGATGAAGCGTTGGCGATAATAAGGGGGCATATTGTGGCAAATGAGAGGGTGAGGATAGAAAAGATCAACGCCAAAAGTATTCCTTATCCCGACGAATATTTTGACAAGGTGTTCTTTTTGGAAGTTATCGAGCATCTCTATTTACCAGAAGCGGAAGATGTTTTAAGGGAAATAAAAAGAGTTTTAAAAAATGGTGGAGAGCTGATTTTATCTACTGGTCCAAACAAATATTTATCTTCTCCGCAATACTTTATCGCTCAAAAGGTTTTTAACCTAAAAACAGAGTGGGGTAAATATCATTTAAACGAATTTTCGTATTTTTCACTTAGAAAAGCGGTCAAAAAAAATTTTAGTGATTTTAAAATATATTGTTATGAAGATCCAGGATGGTTTTATTCGACAATAAAAAGCCAAAATCTTCCCAGACTAATCAAAGAGGTCACGCGTCTACTTAACAAAGTATATGATTTGAGTCTTTTTAGACTTCTGAGAACAAAGCTGCCGCTCAGAAAGTTTTTTGCTCACCGTTTCATATTAATAGCTAAGAAATAA
- a CDS encoding class I SAM-dependent methyltransferase produces MSRIDDSRQGYDELHKDQGFSEEPEYYEVVGALVKGKKSVDIGCGYGFIEMYSPETVAVDFSEEALKVAQQNGARQTVKAPAEELPFASDEFEVATSIGVLEHCADQKKAIQEMVRVSKIQILAVHAKLPYGLELVRRPLIKFFGLKDQPIEDPLTMKQIKQLLKDAGSRVIVEGFWNYIDLRWLWKKIPYSLVKWPSHHFVIAIKTPNLERKFLGENER; encoded by the coding sequence ATGTCCAGAATAGATGATTCCCGTCAGGGTTACGACGAACTTCATAAAGATCAAGGCTTTAGCGAGGAGCCGGAGTACTATGAAGTTGTCGGCGCGTTAGTCAAGGGTAAAAAAAGCGTAGATATTGGTTGTGGCTATGGTTTTATCGAAATGTATTCTCCAGAAACAGTGGCGGTTGATTTTTCCGAAGAAGCGTTAAAAGTAGCGCAGCAAAATGGCGCGCGGCAAACAGTGAAAGCGCCAGCCGAAGAACTGCCGTTTGCCAGCGATGAGTTTGAAGTAGCGACAAGTATTGGTGTTTTGGAACACTGCGCCGATCAAAAAAAAGCAATTCAAGAAATGGTTAGGGTTTCCAAAATTCAAATTTTAGCAGTTCATGCCAAGTTGCCTTATGGTTTAGAATTAGTACGCCGTCCGCTCATTAAATTTTTTGGTCTCAAAGATCAGCCAATCGAAGACCCTCTGACTATGAAACAGATTAAGCAGCTGCTCAAAGACGCCGGCTCGCGCGTTATCGTCGAAGGTTTTTGGAACTATATTGATCTGCGCTGGCTTTGGAAAAAAATTCCTTATAGTTTGGTGAAATGGCCGTCTCATCATTTTGTCATTGCTATTAAAACACCAAACCTCGAACGTAAATTTTTAGGAGAAAATGAAAGATAA
- a CDS encoding glycosyltransferase family 4 protein, with translation MKIGVLIGQVVQIGGVCIAAFEEVRNLRAVGHDAELVILQERPEFRFDDFAGDIPIRYISRELPAWARIDFKIPFFSFFRFFHLRSFFTAKKVIRDQEYDLLIVHETYNCFAALSLKKDRHIPFKVFLWDPASYILPRVYQNSFLGLFLPILFPLSLLLDKKIIKEAEEVIVCSDLHKKYIEGIGGRDKTKIVYPGCYPLEKLPEEKKQYLLALTKWDIGKNPFLLLDVLKILVDKNIKLIVAGNWVQEDYRLEFIDKIKQEGLVDRVGLIDRVDDLQKIQLFSGAIVLVHPIIEAFGMMCLEAAGCGCPSIIPKGSGVTNIFEHGTQGFFPTEGDINAYAGYINDLVADTALAAKMGNAAWEVAKQNTWVEHAKKILMQ, from the coding sequence ATGAAAATCGGGGTTCTTATCGGACAGGTAGTACAGATAGGCGGTGTGTGTATTGCCGCTTTTGAAGAAGTGCGTAATTTGCGAGCCGTTGGTCATGATGCCGAGCTGGTTATTTTGCAGGAGCGACCGGAATTTCGATTTGATGATTTTGCCGGCGATATTCCGATACGCTATATTTCTCGTGAGCTGCCGGCGTGGGCACGGATAGATTTCAAAATTCCATTTTTTTCTTTTTTTAGATTTTTTCATCTGCGCAGTTTTTTTACCGCCAAAAAAGTCATCAGAGATCAGGAGTATGATTTGCTGATTGTCCACGAAACATACAATTGTTTTGCTGCGCTATCTCTCAAGAAAGACCGTCATATTCCTTTCAAAGTTTTTTTGTGGGACCCGGCATCGTATATTTTGCCGAGAGTTTATCAAAACAGTTTTCTTGGTTTATTTTTACCGATACTTTTTCCTCTTAGCCTGCTACTTGATAAAAAGATAATTAAAGAAGCCGAAGAGGTTATTGTTTGTTCTGATTTGCACAAAAAGTATATCGAAGGTATCGGCGGACGGGACAAAACTAAAATCGTTTATCCAGGTTGCTATCCCCTGGAAAAGTTACCAGAAGAAAAAAAACAATATCTATTAGCACTAACCAAATGGGATATCGGAAAAAATCCTTTCTTGCTTTTAGATGTTTTAAAAATATTGGTTGATAAAAATATAAAATTAATTGTTGCCGGAAATTGGGTGCAAGAAGATTATCGTCTGGAGTTTATTGATAAAATAAAGCAAGAAGGATTGGTTGATAGGGTAGGACTGATTGATAGGGTGGATGATCTGCAAAAGATACAGCTTTTTTCCGGCGCGATTGTCCTCGTTCATCCGATTATCGAAGCTTTTGGCATGATGTGTTTAGAAGCGGCCGGTTGCGGATGTCCCAGCATTATCCCCAAAGGATCGGGGGTAACAAATATTTTTGAACACGGTACGCAGGGTTTTTTTCCGACCGAAGGGGATATCAACGCTTACGCCGGCTATATAAACGATTTGGTAGCAGATACGGCTTTAGCGGCAAAAATGGGTAATGCAGCCTGGGAAGTGGCTAAACAAAACACCTGGGTAGAGCACGCTAAAAAGATATTGATGCAATAA
- a CDS encoding polysaccharide deacetylase family protein has protein sequence MSNSARRMVKNLIWLYKYVLEYLGSFFVIEGDLSRLVITVDVETAVDFCNWQPEAVALKHAEISRSAITEMIALTRQYNVPITWFCTGKTILKNEQEPLNYFGDLIDGLTDSGVGHEIASHTFSHPHCSKISRQDFIQEMQKLKEAFVQRGLAFSSHAYPWNEVAYLEELPKFSVQTVRIKEGLFPSVISQPEKSIVNLVKQSLEGTPLSFWLIKFGLHIARRKKACFVWLLHPENFYYQQDKEIIKKVFDYAVYLRKKGELKIITVKEI, from the coding sequence ATGTCGAATAGTGCCAGGAGAATGGTAAAAAATTTAATCTGGTTGTACAAGTATGTCTTAGAGTATTTAGGTTCTTTTTTTGTTATCGAGGGAGATTTATCGCGGTTAGTAATCACCGTTGATGTAGAGACCGCTGTCGATTTTTGCAATTGGCAGCCAGAGGCCGTTGCGTTAAAACATGCTGAAATCTCTCGAAGTGCTATAACGGAAATGATCGCTTTGACTAGGCAGTACAATGTGCCTATTACGTGGTTTTGTACTGGGAAGACTATTTTAAAAAACGAACAAGAGCCGTTAAATTATTTTGGTGATCTAATTGATGGCTTAACCGATTCCGGAGTGGGGCACGAAATAGCTTCGCATACTTTTAGCCATCCGCATTGTTCCAAAATCAGTCGACAGGATTTTATTCAAGAGATGCAAAAATTGAAAGAAGCCTTTGTCCAAAGAGGATTGGCATTTAGCAGCCATGCTTATCCTTGGAACGAGGTTGCTTATCTCGAGGAGTTACCAAAATTTAGCGTTCAAACTGTCAGAATAAAAGAAGGACTCTTTCCAAGTGTTATAAGTCAGCCGGAAAAATCGATTGTCAATTTAGTTAAACAATCTCTTGAAGGCACGCCACTTAGTTTTTGGTTGATTAAATTTGGTCTGCATATTGCCCGGCGAAAAAAAGCCTGTTTTGTCTGGTTGCTGCACCCGGAAAATTTTTATTATCAGCAAGATAAAGAGATAATAAAAAAAGTTTTTGACTACGCCGTTTATTTGCGGAAAAAAGGAGAACTAAAAATTATTACCGTTAAAGAAATATGA
- a CDS encoding radical SAM protein, giving the protein MKVLLSNPPCRVDSGDGKEKFFIRAGSRWPFSVTKKKEEKADYLPFPFYLAYTAALLEKKGFDIVVNDAVTLNKTEEEFLQEIVRDNPDIILFETSTPTINHDLVLVNKIKKLLPKIKIALAGPHVSTFFQETMKKSPVVDFIFIQEYELSFTELVERLVQGKTFDDITGLVWRSGEQIKNNPPKLIDPLDQLPPPARRFFPIDLYWDGFCQYRPAVQMHATRGCPFRCNFCLWNQVMYNNAKYRTFGVKRIVDEMKDCQKKYGAKEVYFDDDTFTGNKQFVLDFCREIKNRGLNIHWSCMGDAMITDEEMVEAMADAGCVGMKFGVESGDAEVLKKICKPVVHEKIKKVARLLAKKHIKTHATFTFGLSGETKESMKKTMDFAKELDVDSVQFSINTPFPGTRYYQESQEKGLLLAKDWSDYDGATSSIVKFENLTNEEVEWRYCSASGEWLRYKLKSPRWVLRQVYNFFRLLVGQGTVGAGQKLKRLFELIKS; this is encoded by the coding sequence ATGAAGGTATTGCTTTCTAATCCTCCTTGCCGCGTTGATTCGGGTGACGGCAAAGAAAAGTTTTTTATCCGTGCTGGCTCTCGCTGGCCATTTTCTGTCACAAAGAAAAAAGAGGAGAAAGCGGACTATTTACCGTTTCCTTTTTATTTAGCCTATACCGCCGCTCTTTTAGAAAAAAAAGGTTTTGATATTGTGGTTAACGACGCGGTGACGCTAAACAAAACAGAGGAAGAGTTTCTACAAGAAATCGTGCGAGACAATCCTGATATAATTTTATTCGAAACCTCAACGCCGACGATCAATCATGACTTAGTATTAGTTAATAAAATAAAAAAACTTTTACCTAAAATAAAAATTGCTCTTGCCGGACCTCATGTTTCAACTTTTTTTCAAGAAACCATGAAAAAATCTCCAGTTGTAGATTTTATTTTTATTCAAGAATACGAGCTGTCCTTCACTGAATTAGTCGAACGGTTAGTACAAGGAAAGACTTTTGATGATATTACGGGGCTAGTTTGGCGTTCCGGTGAGCAGATAAAAAATAATCCACCAAAACTGATTGATCCGCTTGATCAACTGCCGCCGCCGGCTCGTCGTTTTTTCCCTATTGATTTGTATTGGGACGGATTTTGCCAATATCGGCCGGCAGTACAGATGCATGCCACCAGAGGTTGTCCTTTTCGCTGTAATTTTTGTCTTTGGAACCAAGTAATGTACAACAATGCCAAATATCGTACATTTGGTGTTAAAAGAATCGTCGATGAAATGAAGGACTGCCAGAAAAAATACGGCGCCAAAGAAGTTTATTTTGACGACGATACTTTTACCGGCAATAAGCAATTTGTTTTAGATTTTTGTCGAGAGATAAAAAATCGTGGTCTTAATATCCATTGGTCGTGTATGGGTGATGCCATGATCACCGACGAAGAAATGGTGGAAGCGATGGCGGATGCTGGTTGTGTTGGTATGAAATTTGGCGTTGAGTCGGGAGATGCGGAGGTTTTAAAAAAAATTTGTAAGCCGGTGGTTCATGAAAAGATAAAAAAAGTAGCGCGACTACTAGCCAAAAAGCATATTAAGACTCATGCTACTTTTACTTTCGGTCTTTCAGGAGAAACTAAAGAGAGCATGAAAAAAACCATGGATTTTGCTAAAGAATTGGACGTTGATAGCGTGCAGTTTTCTATTAATACGCCTTTTCCGGGTACCAGGTATTACCAGGAATCTCAAGAAAAAGGTTTGTTACTAGCCAAAGATTGGTCGGACTACGACGGGGCGACTTCTTCGATAGTTAAATTTGAAAATTTGACCAACGAGGAAGTAGAGTGGCGTTATTGCAGTGCTAGCGGTGAGTGGTTGCGTTATAAGCTAAAAAGCCCGCGTTGGGTGTTGCGACAGGTCTATAATTTTTTCCGTTTGCTGGTCGGACAAGGTACGGTTGGCGCCGGGCAAAAGTTAAAAAGGCTTTTTGAATTAATTAAATCTTAA
- a CDS encoding glycosyltransferase family 4 protein, translating to MRICFFNLNRLDYEGGAEKYFVETAAALKRDGQDVFFVCDNYFYVRIRPKIENFIFRLIGAPLHQNGITSRQLEEDLKIFDSYKMPLLFQLPFSAARRKIKKLLAQADVIYCKNEFIDSWYLKRLIGKKGFAKVVLGLHTAIFLANAESFHSRVHNFLYFSRVYQKVLQLCGAVHVINNSYKDKLVESFKLDPGKIVFVPNGIKENDLERTTAGESDAFKILFAGRFTEQKGIDYLSEIIDNLSKDPIFSRIEILIAGAGQRQDIVDKLINKFSNVKYLGFVKEMSNLYRQVDICIVPSRWEMFPYNCLEPQAKSLPVVAFDIPGTKDIVVNGTTGLLTPLGEANSFSGAIKKMFDLKANNRVEWQVMKDAAYKNVSERFTLTAVAKELEKLFEKVKK from the coding sequence ATGCGGATATGTTTTTTTAATCTTAATCGGCTTGATTACGAAGGTGGCGCCGAAAAGTATTTTGTCGAGACGGCTGCCGCGCTAAAAAGGGATGGTCAGGATGTTTTTTTTGTTTGTGATAATTACTTTTACGTTCGGATTCGGCCAAAAATAGAAAATTTTATTTTTCGTCTGATCGGAGCGCCACTGCATCAAAATGGGATTACTTCCCGCCAGCTGGAAGAAGATCTGAAAATATTTGATAGCTACAAAATGCCGCTATTATTTCAGTTGCCGTTTTCCGCCGCACGCAGGAAAATCAAAAAATTATTAGCCCAAGCCGACGTAATTTATTGCAAAAACGAGTTTATTGATTCTTGGTATTTGAAACGTTTAATCGGCAAAAAGGGATTTGCCAAAGTAGTGCTTGGATTACACACTGCTATTTTTTTAGCCAATGCAGAATCTTTTCATTCGCGAGTTCATAATTTTTTGTATTTTTCGCGCGTTTACCAAAAAGTTTTGCAGCTTTGCGGCGCCGTTCATGTGATCAACAATTCCTATAAAGATAAATTGGTCGAAAGTTTCAAGCTTGATCCGGGAAAAATTGTCTTTGTGCCAAACGGAATAAAAGAAAACGATTTGGAAAGGACGACTGCCGGCGAAAGTGACGCTTTTAAGATTTTATTCGCCGGACGCTTTACCGAACAAAAAGGCATTGATTATTTGTCGGAAATCATTGATAATCTATCTAAAGATCCAATCTTTTCGCGAATAGAAATATTGATTGCCGGAGCGGGTCAGCGCCAGGATATTGTAGATAAATTGATAAATAAATTTAGTAACGTCAAATATCTTGGTTTTGTCAAGGAAATGTCGAATCTTTATCGACAAGTTGATATTTGCATCGTGCCGTCACGTTGGGAAATGTTTCCGTATAATTGTCTGGAGCCGCAAGCGAAAAGTTTGCCAGTAGTGGCTTTCGACATTCCCGGAACTAAAGATATTGTTGTTAATGGCACGACCGGGTTACTTACTCCGCTTGGCGAGGCGAATTCCTTTAGCGGGGCAATAAAAAAAATGTTTGATCTAAAGGCTAATAACCGCGTCGAGTGGCAAGTGATGAAAGATGCGGCTTACAAAAATGTTTCGGAAAGATTTACTCTGACAGCTGTGGCAAAAGAACTGGAAAAACTTTTTGAAAAAGTAAAAAAATAA
- a CDS encoding WxcM-like domain-containing protein — MVNIKNLEKKVDDRGWLAEIIRAEDVEPKEFGQFLITTAKPGITKGGHYHKRKNEWYCVIRGKAELYLKNLTSGQEENVILDENNLQLVKIEPNVFHSIKNIGEDEMYLLAYTTEVFNSEDPDTFTLS; from the coding sequence ATGGTCAATATAAAAAATCTAGAGAAAAAAGTTGATGATCGCGGCTGGTTAGCTGAAATAATCCGCGCCGAAGATGTCGAGCCAAAAGAATTCGGTCAGTTTTTGATTACTACCGCCAAACCAGGGATTACCAAAGGCGGTCATTACCACAAAAGAAAAAATGAATGGTATTGTGTCATTCGCGGTAAAGCCGAGCTTTATCTAAAAAATTTGACTAGCGGGCAGGAGGAAAACGTAATTTTGGACGAAAATAATTTGCAGTTAGTAAAAATCGAGCCAAACGTTTTTCATAGCATTAAAAATATCGGTGAAGACGAAATGTATCTCCTTGCTTATACTACGGAGGTGTTCAACTCCGAAGATCCGGATACCTTTACTCTAAGTTAA
- a CDS encoding class I SAM-dependent methyltransferase, with the protein MNKEKCIVCGQTQLDNVFEIQRPDFSRPVGIVVCRNCGFIFQSVGLTQQETALYYNREYYQRQTSFLEKMLVLFLEWLVAIEIGKNRSGGLILDIGCGEGNFLNSMKRNGWRTFGIDTSAVACEVATKKLGNDAVVLNKNLEDCGFADNYFDVVTLWHVLEHIENPDRLLTEIRRILKPNGMLVVEVPNLSSPVFKLTKQGYFSFDDPTHLYHFSAKTLNKLIEKNGFSFKKRGCTTFNIVLSLFTSISRRLYYRDKINSKVIRSLVFVVLFPLLTILTLIFGFLTLIRPLGSVLRFYYSNNQK; encoded by the coding sequence ATGAATAAAGAAAAATGCATAGTTTGCGGTCAAACGCAGCTTGACAATGTTTTTGAAATCCAAAGACCGGATTTTTCTCGTCCGGTAGGGATTGTTGTTTGTCGTAACTGTGGTTTTATTTTTCAGTCAGTGGGTCTGACACAGCAGGAAACAGCTTTATATTATAATCGGGAATACTATCAGCGTCAGACGTCTTTTTTGGAAAAAATGTTGGTGCTTTTTTTAGAATGGCTGGTGGCAATAGAAATCGGCAAAAATCGTTCCGGTGGGTTGATTTTAGATATTGGTTGTGGGGAAGGAAATTTTTTAAATAGTATGAAAAGAAATGGTTGGCGAACCTTCGGTATTGACACCTCGGCTGTTGCCTGTGAGGTGGCGACTAAAAAATTAGGCAACGATGCTGTCGTGTTAAATAAAAATCTTGAAGATTGCGGATTTGCTGATAACTATTTTGATGTCGTAACTTTGTGGCATGTTTTGGAACATATCGAGAATCCCGACCGGTTACTCACCGAAATACGGCGTATTCTTAAACCAAATGGTATGCTGGTTGTTGAAGTGCCAAATTTATCTAGTCCGGTTTTTAAACTCACCAAGCAGGGGTACTTTAGTTTTGACGACCCGACTCACTTGTATCATTTTAGCGCTAAGACGCTAAATAAGTTGATTGAAAAAAACGGCTTTTCTTTTAAAAAACGGGGTTGCACGACATTCAATATTGTTTTATCATTATTTACTAGCATATCGCGCCGATTGTATTATCGAGATAAAATAAATTCTAAGGTGATAAGGAGCCTGGTTTTTGTTGTTTTGTTTCCACTTTTGACGATTTTGACCTTAATTTTTGGATTTTTGACGCTAATACGTCCGCTAGGCAGTGTTTTGCGATTTTACTACTCAAATAATCAAAAATAA